The Candidatus Schekmanbacteria bacterium DNA window AAGATAATCCCTGTTCATATTGAAATTGAAACCGGCATGGGAAGGCTCGGTATATCTCCGGATGAGGCGCAGACCTTCGTTAGCTTTATAAAAACTTTGCCCAATATCAGGCTTGAAGGAATAATGACGCATTTTGCAGAATCTGAATCATCTGATAAGCTTTATACGTCAATGCAGATTGAGCTTTTTCGGAAGACAGTTGATGCAATAATGCCTGATTTCAAAAAATCAAAAGCTCATTCGACAAACAGCGGAGCCCTCATCCAGCATCCCAAATCTTTTTCAGATTTATCAAGAATAGGGTTAATGCTCTATGGATACCAGCCCGGAAAAATAAATGACAGCAGGCTAAACCTTAAGCCGGTCATGACGCTTAAGACAAGGGTGATCTTCGTAAAAGAAGTTAAGAGAGGCACATCGATAAGCTATGGCAGGACATTCACTGCTCCCAAAAAAATGAAAATAGCGACGATTGCATGCGGCTATGCTGACGGACTAAACCGCGGACTTTCAAACTGCGGGGAAGTGCTGATACGGGGAAAACGCGCCCCAATAACTGGAAGAATCTGCATGGACCAGACCATGGTGGATGTAACACATATTAATGGCGCGGCAGAAGGGGATGAAGCTGTAATCATAGGAACACAGGGGAAAGAAACTATAACAGCAGACGACATTGCGGCAAAACTTGGAACTATCCCCTATGAGGTACTTTGTGGAGTCTCAAAAAGAGTGGACAGGGTATTTGTGTAAAGAGTGCCTCTCGTAGAAAATGTTGTATCTTATTTCTCCCTTCCCTTGCGGAAAGCTCTTACTATATTTGCCCATAAGCCTTTTTTCCCGGAAGGGGCCTCTGTCTGCTCTTCCTGAATCCTTGTAATCTCGTCAACAAGCAGCTTATTGAAGTTTTTTGAGGAAAAATCATTTGCTGCGCGAATCGCATTCTTTATAGCTGTTGCAGAAGACCTTCCGTGACAGACAACGCAGATCCCATTGAGTCCGAGAAGTGGGGAGCCGCCATAGTTGGCAAAATCCAGCCTGTCTACTGTATTCCCGACAGCAGACTTTACAAAGTAAGAACCTATTTTATTTAAAACCCCGTGAGAAGACTCATTCCTGAACATGTTTATGCAGGTGTTCCCAAAGCCTTCCAATGATTTTAAAAAAATATTTCCCACAAATCCGTCGGCAACAACGATATCAGCTTTGCCGGCAAAAACATCAGAAGGTTCGATATTCCCGATAAAGTTTAAACTCGTCCCTGCAATAAGCTCATACGTTTCCTGCACAAGCCTGTTCCCCTTGGTTTTCTCGGTGCCGTTGCTTAAAAGTCCTATGGACGGGTTTCCCTTGCCGAGAATCTGCGCAGAGTAGATATGTCCCATAATGGCAAACTGCAAAAGCCACTGCGGTTTGCAGTCCACATTGGCTCCGCTGTCTAAAAGCAGGCAGTAACCTTTTGAGGTCGGAATGCGTGTTGTTATGGAAGGTCTTATTATCCCCGGGATGAGCTTTATTGTGTTTATTGCTGAATACATAAGCGCACCGGTGTTGCCTGCGCTCACAAAGGCATCGGCTTTGTTGTCGCGCACCATTGATAAACCGACGCTAAGCGAAGAATCCGGTTTTTTGTAATAAGACTCGGATGGGATATCATCCATCGTTACGACATCATTCGAATGGACTATCTCGATAAGAGATTTGGGTACTCCACGCTCAGGGATGTGCCCAAGTATTTTTTCTCTTCTGCCCACAAGAGCGACTTTAATGCCAAAATCCCTTGCTGCTTCACATGCTCCTGCGACGA harbors:
- the alr gene encoding alanine racemase; protein product: MESVKSPTIAEIDLKALGNNLKQVQGLIPQGGEVLAVVKANAYGHGAVQVSRHLEKKDIDIFGVAYLKEAQELREAGISKEVLIFGGITEEEVESAVQYNVTPVLLTKKIAVKLDKEGKRQKKIIPVHIEIETGMGRLGISPDEAQTFVSFIKTLPNIRLEGIMTHFAESESSDKLYTSMQIELFRKTVDAIMPDFKKSKAHSTNSGALIQHPKSFSDLSRIGLMLYGYQPGKINDSRLNLKPVMTLKTRVIFVKEVKRGTSISYGRTFTAPKKMKIATIACGYADGLNRGLSNCGEVLIRGKRAPITGRICMDQTMVDVTHINGAAEGDEAVIIGTQGKETITADDIAAKLGTIPYEVLCGVSKRVDRVFV
- the plsX gene encoding phosphate acyltransferase PlsX, which translates into the protein MIAVDAMGGDFAPHAVVAGACEAARDFGIKVALVGRREKILGHIPERGVPKSLIEIVHSNDVVTMDDIPSESYYKKPDSSLSVGLSMVRDNKADAFVSAGNTGALMYSAINTIKLIPGIIRPSITTRIPTSKGYCLLLDSGANVDCKPQWLLQFAIMGHIYSAQILGKGNPSIGLLSNGTEKTKGNRLVQETYELIAGTSLNFIGNIEPSDVFAGKADIVVADGFVGNIFLKSLEGFGNTCINMFRNESSHGVLNKIGSYFVKSAVGNTVDRLDFANYGGSPLLGLNGICVVCHGRSSATAIKNAIRAANDFSSKNFNKLLVDEITRIQEEQTEAPSGKKGLWANIVRAFRKGREK